A genomic region of Chitinimonas arctica contains the following coding sequences:
- a CDS encoding molybdopterin-dependent oxidoreductase: MNKRQFLSTAALGLGAAALPGHAAKPSKTPGGPVLLTLTGAVGKSNRPAFDPAFDQMLGKHKVSFERAYSFDYAMLTALPAVTIKPTLEYDGKPHILRGPRLSQVLKVAGVPDDGVRILLQAIDGYAVVVTPAQIKQYDFILATERDGLPLPLGGLGPLWAVYDADRIPELAGKPLKERFALSPWGVYHIGVQAG, from the coding sequence ATGAATAAACGCCAATTCCTCTCCACCGCCGCCTTGGGCCTCGGTGCCGCGGCTTTGCCTGGCCATGCGGCCAAGCCGTCCAAGACCCCAGGCGGTCCAGTATTACTGACCTTGACCGGCGCCGTGGGCAAAAGCAACCGGCCGGCCTTCGATCCGGCTTTCGACCAGATGCTCGGTAAACACAAGGTCAGCTTCGAGCGCGCGTACAGCTTCGACTATGCGATGTTGACTGCCTTGCCTGCCGTGACCATCAAGCCCACATTGGAATACGACGGCAAGCCGCACATCCTGCGGGGACCACGCCTCAGCCAGGTACTGAAGGTGGCTGGGGTACCGGATGACGGGGTGCGCATATTGCTCCAGGCGATCGATGGCTATGCCGTGGTGGTGACACCGGCCCAGATCAAGCAGTACGACTTTATCCTCGCCACCGAACGCGACGGACTGCCGCTGCCGCTGGGTGGGCTCGGCCCGCTCTGGGCGGTCTATGACGCGGACCGGATTCCCGAACTGGCCGGCAAACCCCTGAAAGAGCGCTTTGCCTTGAGTCCTTGGGGTGTCTATCACATTGGCGTGCAGGCAGGCTGA
- a CDS encoding HD-GYP domain-containing protein, whose amino-acid sequence MDDARNPTDRQTVLVVDDTPENLTLLHGLLQGSYRTLIANSGERALQLLDGDILPDLVLLDIMMPGMGGYEMCRRLKSDPRTADIPVIFLTAKSEVEDEQAGFAAGAVDYITKPISPPIVLARVRTQLKLKAAADFLEDKADYLQAEVKRRTHEVQVIQDVTIMALASLAETRDNETGNHIRRTQRYVRLLANRLKAHPKFQALLDDETIQLLFKSAPLHDIGKVGIPDSILLKPGRLTPEEFEIMKTHTTLGQKTIAVAEKLLDAPSSFLRLAREIAYSHQEKWDGSGYPDGLAGNEIPVSARLMAVADVYDALISRRVYKPALSHAEAVDLIREGRGHHFDPDVVDAFMQISEEFRIVAEQFSDSESK is encoded by the coding sequence ATGGACGACGCCCGCAACCCGACAGATCGCCAGACCGTGCTGGTCGTCGATGACACCCCGGAAAACCTGACGCTCCTGCACGGACTGCTGCAGGGCAGCTATCGGACGCTGATTGCAAACAGCGGCGAACGCGCGCTGCAGCTACTGGATGGCGATATCCTGCCGGACCTCGTGTTGCTCGACATCATGATGCCGGGAATGGGCGGCTATGAGATGTGCCGGCGCCTCAAGAGCGACCCGCGCACCGCCGATATCCCGGTGATCTTTCTCACCGCCAAGTCGGAAGTCGAAGACGAGCAGGCGGGCTTTGCCGCCGGTGCGGTCGATTACATCACCAAGCCCATCTCGCCACCCATCGTCCTGGCGCGGGTGCGCACCCAGCTGAAGCTCAAGGCCGCTGCGGACTTCCTCGAAGACAAGGCGGACTATCTGCAAGCCGAAGTGAAGCGCCGCACGCACGAAGTGCAAGTGATCCAGGACGTCACCATCATGGCCCTCGCCTCGCTCGCCGAGACCAGGGATAACGAAACCGGTAATCATATCCGGCGCACGCAACGCTATGTCCGCCTCTTGGCCAACCGGCTCAAGGCCCACCCTAAATTCCAGGCACTGCTGGACGACGAAACGATCCAGCTGCTGTTCAAGTCGGCCCCCTTGCACGACATCGGCAAGGTCGGCATTCCGGACAGCATTCTCTTGAAACCCGGCAGGCTTACGCCGGAAGAATTCGAGATCATGAAGACCCATACCACCCTGGGACAGAAAACCATCGCTGTCGCCGAAAAGCTGCTCGATGCGCCCAGCAGCTTTCTACGACTCGCCCGCGAAATCGCCTATAGCCACCAGGAAAAATGGGACGGCAGCGGATACCCCGATGGCCTTGCGGGCAATGAAATCCCGGTGTCGGCCCGCTTGATGGCGGTGGCGGATGTCTACGACGCACTGATCTCCCGCCGTGTCTATAAACCGGCTTTGTCCCACGCCGAGGCGGTCGACCTTATCCGCGAAGGACGCGGCCACCATTTCGACCCGGATGTGGTGGATGCCTTTATGCAGATCTCCGAGGAATTCCGGATCGTTGCCGAACAATTCAGCGACAGCGAGTCGAAATAA
- a CDS encoding response regulator, which translates to MARQIPTASGRFEFLPTLPASRGQRRLALATVVLSAAVFVVVAPFAKVPLVKLWAFIPVYQSAFFVNDLITAVLLFGQFLILRDRSLAVLASGYLFTALMAVSHALSFPGLFAPTGLMGAGPQTTAWLYMFWHGGFPLTVIGYALLADHRPATTRPMPSIMVVLLCAGLALAAVCAVTALATQGQHLLPPIMAGSHYTPIMLIVVSSVWLLSLIALILLWRRRANTVLNLWLMVVMFAWLCDIALSVMLNAGRFDLGFYAGRIYGLMAASFVLVVLLLENGMLYARLAETADALSDAKQVAEEATRAKSMFLANMSHEIRTPMNAIIGMAYLALKTELTTKQRDYVSKIHNAGTSLLGIINDVLDFSKVEAGKLELETINFRIDDVLGNVSALVAQKTGEKELELLFDCGRNVPQSLRGDALRLGQILINLVNNAVKFTEKGQILVGVRVLQHIGDKVQLQFGVHDTGIGMTEEQAARLFKPFSQADGSTTRKYGGTGLGLTIAQRLVELMGGSIQVESAPGWGSSFAFSTWFGVSTVIDVCCKSLPEAMRGLRVLVVDDNASAREILSEQLRSLDFSVSTCASGREALAAVRQAELDHPFDAVFIDWMMPELNGIETASLIRTAAPSSRQIMVTAFGRDDVHTDAEAAGIDAFLVKPVSQSSLLDTVLRLFGPQGSIAPASTEVGEALPKLTGVRILLAEDNKINQQIAVELLEGAGAAVTIANNGREAVDIISAAGPEDFAVVLMDLQMPLLDGFEATRLIRANPQFAAVPIIAMTADAMQEERDSCMTAGMVDHIAKPIDPHTMFQTLLRWVQPSAEQAAPPASSSPTDEIVLPVIAELDVVAGLQRVSGNRALYLRLLRQFVAEEADAAAHIAGALDSEDYLTAERVAHALKGVAGNIGLADLQAAAHILERAIKAREGFRAAWPAVERELTRSVTALNAALPSAPPPEVAASAATPAHVTHLSTLLAAGDGDSVSYFLAHAADIRSVFPDGNYGGFERAVTTFDFVAALDDLRRAATAQGIGAS; encoded by the coding sequence ATGGCCCGACAGATACCAACGGCGAGCGGGCGTTTCGAATTTCTTCCCACACTGCCGGCAAGCCGTGGCCAACGCCGCCTTGCCTTGGCGACCGTCGTGCTGTCCGCAGCCGTGTTTGTCGTGGTGGCGCCGTTCGCCAAGGTTCCGCTGGTCAAACTGTGGGCCTTTATTCCCGTCTACCAATCTGCCTTCTTCGTTAACGACCTGATTACCGCGGTCCTGTTGTTTGGCCAATTCCTTATCTTGCGGGATCGTTCGCTGGCGGTACTGGCAAGCGGCTACTTGTTCACCGCGCTGATGGCGGTATCCCATGCGCTTAGCTTTCCAGGACTGTTCGCCCCAACCGGTTTGATGGGGGCAGGACCGCAGACCACCGCCTGGTTGTATATGTTCTGGCACGGCGGCTTCCCGCTGACGGTGATCGGCTATGCGCTGCTTGCCGACCATCGCCCTGCGACGACCCGGCCAATGCCTAGCATCATGGTCGTGCTGCTGTGCGCCGGCCTGGCTTTGGCGGCAGTGTGCGCGGTCACTGCGCTGGCGACGCAAGGCCAGCACCTGCTTCCTCCCATCATGGCGGGCAGCCACTACACGCCCATCATGCTGATCGTCGTTTCCAGTGTATGGCTGCTTAGCCTGATCGCCCTGATCTTGTTGTGGCGGCGGCGTGCCAATACGGTACTCAATCTCTGGCTGATGGTCGTCATGTTTGCCTGGCTATGCGATATCGCCCTCTCGGTCATGCTCAATGCAGGCCGCTTCGATCTCGGCTTCTATGCGGGGCGCATCTACGGCCTGATGGCAGCCAGCTTCGTGCTGGTGGTGTTGCTGCTGGAAAACGGCATGCTGTACGCACGTCTTGCCGAAACCGCCGATGCGCTGAGCGATGCCAAGCAGGTCGCCGAGGAAGCCACCCGTGCCAAGTCGATGTTCCTGGCCAATATGAGCCATGAGATCCGTACCCCGATGAACGCCATCATCGGCATGGCTTATCTGGCGTTGAAAACCGAGCTGACGACAAAGCAGCGCGATTACGTCTCCAAGATCCATAACGCCGGCACCTCGCTGCTAGGCATCATCAACGACGTACTCGACTTCTCCAAGGTGGAGGCCGGCAAGCTCGAACTCGAAACGATCAATTTCCGCATCGATGATGTGCTCGGTAATGTATCGGCGCTAGTCGCGCAAAAAACCGGCGAGAAGGAATTGGAGCTGTTATTCGACTGCGGCCGGAATGTCCCGCAAAGCTTACGCGGCGATGCGCTGCGACTTGGGCAGATCCTGATCAATCTCGTCAACAACGCGGTCAAATTCACCGAAAAAGGACAGATCCTGGTTGGCGTGCGCGTGTTGCAGCATATCGGCGACAAAGTGCAGTTGCAGTTTGGGGTGCACGATACCGGCATCGGCATGACGGAGGAGCAGGCAGCTCGCCTTTTCAAGCCCTTTAGCCAGGCGGATGGCTCGACCACGCGCAAGTACGGCGGGACTGGCCTGGGCCTGACGATCGCGCAGCGGCTGGTGGAGTTGATGGGCGGCTCCATCCAGGTTGAATCGGCCCCGGGCTGGGGTAGCTCGTTCGCATTCAGCACCTGGTTCGGGGTATCCACCGTCATCGATGTGTGCTGCAAATCATTGCCGGAAGCAATGCGCGGCCTGCGTGTGCTGGTGGTGGACGACAACGCGTCGGCACGTGAGATTCTCTCCGAGCAGCTGCGTTCGCTCGATTTTTCGGTCAGCACCTGTGCATCCGGACGCGAGGCGCTCGCTGCGGTGCGGCAGGCGGAGCTCGATCACCCCTTTGATGCCGTGTTCATCGACTGGATGATGCCGGAGCTCAATGGTATCGAAACAGCCAGCCTGATCCGCACCGCCGCCCCCTCGTCCCGCCAGATCATGGTCACCGCCTTTGGCCGGGACGATGTGCATACCGATGCCGAAGCGGCCGGCATCGATGCCTTCCTGGTGAAACCGGTCAGCCAATCCTCTTTGCTGGACACCGTACTGAGACTCTTTGGCCCGCAAGGGAGCATCGCACCAGCGTCAACCGAGGTAGGAGAGGCCCTGCCAAAGCTGACCGGCGTGCGGATACTGCTTGCCGAAGACAACAAGATTAATCAGCAAATCGCGGTAGAACTGTTGGAAGGTGCCGGCGCCGCCGTCACGATCGCCAATAACGGCCGCGAGGCGGTGGATATCATCTCGGCGGCGGGCCCGGAAGACTTCGCGGTCGTCCTGATGGACTTGCAGATGCCCCTGCTGGATGGTTTCGAAGCCACCCGCCTGATACGGGCAAACCCGCAATTTGCCGCTGTACCCATCATTGCCATGACCGCGGACGCCATGCAGGAAGAGCGGGACAGCTGCATGACCGCCGGCATGGTGGACCACATCGCCAAGCCCATCGATCCGCACACGATGTTCCAGACCCTGCTGCGCTGGGTTCAGCCAAGCGCCGAGCAAGCCGCACCCCCAGCGTCCTCATCGCCGACCGATGAGATTGTTCTGCCGGTGATTGCCGAGCTCGACGTGGTTGCCGGGCTGCAACGCGTGTCGGGAAATCGCGCGCTTTACCTGCGCCTGCTACGGCAATTCGTGGCTGAAGAAGCGGATGCCGCCGCACACATTGCCGGCGCGCTAGACAGCGAAGACTACCTGACGGCAGAACGCGTCGCCCACGCCTTGAAAGGCGTGGCGGGCAATATCGGACTAGCCGACCTGCAAGCAGCGGCCCATATCCTGGAGCGTGCCATCAAGGCCCGCGAGGGATTCCGGGCGGCGTGGCCAGCCGTCGAGCGAGAATTGACACGCAGCGTGACCGCGCTGAATGCCGCCCTGCCCAGCGCCCCGCCCCCCGAAGTCGCCGCATCGGCAGCGACCCCGGCGCATGTGACCCATCTCTCCACCTTGCTGGCGGCGGGCGATGGCGATTCGGTGAGTTACTTCCTGGCGCACGCCGCCGACATTCGCTCGGTATTCCCGGACGGCAACTACGGTGGCTTCGAACGGGCGGTCACCACGTTCGATTTCGTCGCTGCGCTTGATGACCTGCGCCGCGCCGCCACGGCCCAAGGCATCGGCGCCTCATAA
- a CDS encoding porin family protein, translating into MKKQFPLLALAVLLVAPAFAEGFYAGADLGRSKLSFLDKRGMEQDTHVNGYTLFGGYRFNENLALEGSYRNQADVIFDYFDTRYEFSHFGLSVLAGLPLSPKFDVYGRLGYGRSKWEHGSKASGHQDEAIYGVGGRYAISQQFGVRAELSRLDKSEIDMLTVGVDYRF; encoded by the coding sequence ATGAAAAAGCAATTCCCACTATTGGCCTTGGCCGTATTATTGGTTGCCCCCGCATTCGCAGAGGGTTTTTATGCCGGCGCAGATCTCGGCCGTAGCAAGCTTTCGTTCCTGGACAAGCGTGGAATGGAACAGGACACGCATGTCAATGGCTACACGCTGTTCGGTGGCTACCGCTTTAACGAGAATCTTGCGCTGGAAGGTAGCTACCGCAATCAAGCTGACGTCATTTTCGATTATTTTGATACCCGTTACGAATTTAGCCATTTCGGCCTATCGGTACTGGCGGGTCTTCCCCTCAGCCCGAAGTTTGACGTCTATGGTCGATTGGGTTACGGCCGTAGCAAGTGGGAGCATGGCAGCAAGGCCAGCGGTCATCAAGATGAAGCCATTTATGGCGTAGGCGGCCGCTATGCCATCAGCCAGCAGTTTGGCGTGCGGGCGGAACTCAGCCGGCTCGACAAGAGCGAAATCGACATGCTGACGGTTGGTGTAGACTATCGGTTCTAA
- a CDS encoding TetR family transcriptional regulator, producing the protein MRAIRRILNCAEFQDCLVRYRIRTHAAMTRRRPQISSRKEPQQARSTELVAAILQAAIQVLAQEGVTRFTTARVAEKAGVSVGSVYQYFPNKAAILFRLQADEWRETAELLLRILVDASKPPLVRLRTLVHAFIRSECEEAEMRGALSDAAPLYRDAPEAHEARGTVDQAFQAFLEEVQPAASAATRALHCDLLLTTLSSVGQHFSGSPRTNEEIAAYADAMADMFCAYLEQPARD; encoded by the coding sequence ATGCGAGCAATCCGTCGCATTCTGAATTGCGCGGAATTCCAGGATTGCCTTGTTCGCTACAGAATTCGCACACACGCCGCCATGACTCGTCGCCGCCCCCAGATTTCCTCAAGAAAAGAGCCGCAACAGGCACGCTCCACCGAACTGGTGGCGGCCATCCTGCAGGCTGCGATCCAGGTTCTGGCGCAGGAGGGCGTCACCCGCTTTACTACGGCACGGGTCGCCGAAAAGGCGGGTGTCAGTGTCGGCTCGGTGTATCAATATTTCCCGAACAAGGCGGCTATTCTCTTTCGACTGCAAGCCGACGAATGGCGCGAGACCGCCGAATTGCTGTTACGCATCCTGGTGGACGCGAGCAAGCCGCCGCTGGTGCGGCTGCGGACGCTGGTCCATGCATTTATCCGGTCGGAATGCGAAGAGGCAGAGATGCGGGGGGCGCTCAGCGATGCCGCCCCGCTATATCGCGACGCGCCTGAGGCGCACGAGGCACGGGGCACGGTAGATCAAGCCTTTCAGGCCTTTCTCGAGGAAGTGCAGCCCGCTGCATCGGCAGCCACCCGCGCACTGCACTGCGACTTGCTCCTTACGACGCTCAGCTCGGTGGGACAGCATTTTTCCGGAAGCCCTCGCACGAACGAAGAGATTGCAGCCTATGCCGATGCGATGGCCGATATGTTTTGCGCCTATCTTGAGCAGCCGGCGCGCGACTAG
- a CDS encoding cysteine hydrolase family protein, translating to MQTNIPALLIIDMQKGMATQAAGARNNPEAEHNIARLLQAWRRVAAPVVHVRHISRTPGSPFWPGQAGVEFQESLMPLPSEHVLEKNVPDAFIHSGLERWLRVRDISRLVIVGVSTNNSVEASARTAGNLGFETQVVADATFAFAQTDYAGVHRHPAEVHAMALANLAGEYASITDVQDLLDRFAVRSDG from the coding sequence GTGCAAACAAATATTCCAGCTTTACTCATCATCGATATGCAAAAGGGCATGGCAACCCAGGCCGCTGGCGCCCGTAACAATCCGGAGGCAGAGCACAACATCGCCCGGTTGCTACAAGCCTGGCGTCGGGTTGCCGCACCTGTCGTGCATGTTCGCCACATTTCCCGAACGCCAGGTTCACCGTTCTGGCCGGGCCAGGCCGGCGTCGAATTTCAGGAATCGCTCATGCCCTTGCCATCGGAGCATGTGCTGGAGAAGAATGTACCCGATGCCTTTATTCACTCCGGTCTGGAACGCTGGCTCCGGGTTCGGGATATTTCACGCCTCGTCATCGTCGGCGTCAGTACAAATAACTCGGTGGAAGCCAGTGCTCGTACCGCCGGGAATTTGGGTTTTGAAACGCAGGTGGTAGCTGATGCCACCTTTGCTTTTGCCCAAACTGACTATGCCGGCGTGCATCGCCATCCGGCTGAGGTGCATGCGATGGCGCTGGCGAACCTTGCGGGCGAATACGCAAGCATTACGGATGTACAGGACCTGCTCGATAGGTTCGCTGTGCGGTCGGATGGATGA
- a CDS encoding alpha/beta hydrolase family protein, whose product MPALGLASHKGVTTYHRYDKTSKLWSKLAEFQTFAFDGYEPEFVDFEGKLYVSQLDKKGFSALYKFRDESASPEEQPWMKVEGFDVDGSPIWDYKAKQLLGIAYQSDAISSYWRHPTMKAMQERIDAQLTTTLNSIDCGDCLGSPVVLVTASSDKQPNLYLLYRPATDEFTVLGQKYPDIDPRRMGSRDFVRFAARDGLSIPMYITKPAGQGKGPWPTVVLVHGGPYIRGSSWEWDAEAQFMASRGYLVLQPEFRGSTGYGNALFKAGWKQWGQAMQDDLADAAKWAVDQGLADSKRIAIAGASYGGYATLMGLIKHPDIFRCGFEWVGVSDINLMYDISWSDFSNNWLKYGMPEMIGDQKRDAAALKEFSPLEQAHRLKQPLLMAYGADDRRVPLPHGAKFHDAVKAHNPNVEYVVYAGEYHGWYLEKTRFDFWRKVESFLERNLKQAP is encoded by the coding sequence ATGCCCGCGCTGGGCCTTGCCTCGCATAAGGGCGTGACGACCTACCATCGCTACGATAAGACCAGTAAGTTATGGAGCAAGTTGGCGGAATTCCAAACCTTCGCGTTCGACGGCTATGAGCCCGAGTTCGTCGACTTCGAGGGGAAGTTGTATGTTTCCCAGCTCGACAAGAAAGGCTTCTCGGCCCTATACAAGTTCCGCGATGAGAGCGCGAGCCCCGAGGAGCAGCCATGGATGAAAGTAGAAGGATTCGATGTCGACGGTTCACCGATATGGGATTATAAAGCGAAGCAATTGCTGGGAATCGCTTATCAATCCGATGCCATATCCAGCTATTGGCGGCATCCAACGATGAAGGCCATGCAGGAGCGTATCGATGCCCAGCTGACCACGACCCTCAATTCGATTGATTGCGGCGATTGCCTTGGCAGCCCCGTCGTATTGGTGACCGCGAGCTCGGACAAGCAGCCGAATCTGTATCTCTTGTACCGCCCTGCGACGGATGAGTTCACCGTACTGGGCCAAAAGTATCCAGATATCGATCCACGCCGGATGGGGAGCCGTGATTTCGTACGTTTCGCTGCGCGTGACGGTCTGTCCATTCCGATGTATATCACCAAGCCCGCAGGGCAGGGGAAAGGTCCCTGGCCCACGGTCGTACTCGTGCATGGCGGCCCATATATACGGGGTAGCTCGTGGGAATGGGATGCCGAGGCGCAATTTATGGCGTCGCGAGGTTACCTGGTGCTTCAACCCGAGTTCCGCGGCAGTACCGGCTATGGTAACGCACTGTTTAAAGCGGGCTGGAAACAATGGGGCCAAGCCATGCAGGATGACCTGGCCGATGCCGCCAAATGGGCGGTGGATCAAGGCCTGGCGGATAGCAAGCGGATTGCCATTGCCGGCGCCAGCTATGGCGGCTATGCGACGCTTATGGGCCTGATCAAGCATCCCGATATCTTTCGATGCGGTTTCGAATGGGTAGGCGTGTCGGACATCAACCTGATGTACGACATCAGCTGGAGCGATTTCTCGAACAATTGGCTCAAATATGGCATGCCTGAAATGATTGGAGACCAAAAACGGGATGCCGCAGCCCTCAAGGAGTTCTCTCCGCTTGAGCAGGCCCATCGTCTGAAGCAGCCGCTTCTGATGGCCTACGGTGCGGACGACCGTCGCGTACCCTTGCCCCATGGCGCCAAGTTCCATGATGCCGTGAAAGCGCATAATCCCAATGTCGAGTACGTGGTTTATGCTGGCGAATATCACGGCTGGTACCTGGAGAAGACCCGATTCGACTTCTGGCGCAAGGTCGAGTCCTTCCTGGAACGCAACCTGAAGCAGGCGCCTTGA
- a CDS encoding O-methyltransferase, which yields MTTMTTTPLVALLERLFDECAAASPLSNSALAALSKEEIDRLLRSKHDYLGLYGKLKETPLAVSRETGQLLYMLARSCRAHSIVEFGTSFGISTLHLAAALRDNGGGRLITSEFEPSKVARARANLADGGLIDLVEVREGDALQTLASDLPAEIDLLLLDGAKALYLDVLTLVEARLKPGALVIADNTDYCPDYLAYVRSPGNGYLSVPFGQDVELSMRFG from the coding sequence ATGACTACGATGACCACCACGCCTTTGGTCGCGCTGCTGGAACGCCTCTTCGACGAGTGCGCAGCGGCTTCGCCTCTAAGCAATTCGGCACTGGCCGCACTATCCAAAGAAGAGATAGACCGCCTGCTGCGCAGCAAGCACGACTACCTCGGCTTATACGGCAAGCTGAAAGAAACTCCCTTGGCCGTGTCGCGCGAAACCGGGCAATTGCTCTACATGCTGGCCCGCAGCTGTCGGGCGCACAGTATCGTCGAATTCGGCACCTCGTTCGGCATCTCTACCTTGCATCTTGCCGCGGCCCTGCGGGACAACGGCGGCGGCAGGCTGATTACCAGCGAATTCGAACCGTCGAAAGTGGCACGGGCCCGCGCCAACCTGGCGGATGGCGGGCTGATCGACCTGGTGGAGGTCCGTGAAGGCGATGCCCTGCAGACACTGGCCAGCGATCTTCCCGCCGAGATCGACCTGCTTTTGCTCGACGGCGCCAAGGCGCTGTATCTGGATGTGCTGACGCTCGTCGAAGCACGGCTCAAACCAGGCGCCCTTGTCATTGCCGACAACACCGACTACTGCCCGGACTACCTGGCCTACGTGCGGTCGCCAGGCAATGGCTACCTATCCGTTCCCTTCGGCCAGGATGTCGAACTATCCATGCGGTTTGGATGA